The Grus americana isolate bGruAme1 chromosome 8, bGruAme1.mat, whole genome shotgun sequence genome includes a region encoding these proteins:
- the LOC129209455 gene encoding uncharacterized protein LOC129209455: MEIFSSLRETTMKLSLLLSLTVAVYMVPLFPTGLGLCIYPDRVIANGGDLPEERKPVGAESMAAEWSSTISLHNPQSWLRVRMAVVPEGRKQRSVVTERMAAKWSSTISLHNPQSWVRVRMAVVPEGRKQWSVVTERMAAKWSSTIGLHNPQSWVRVRMAVVPEGRKQQPIGTESMASDLPYPLGQLWDKLAQEDMAWLLCRACQTVWLLCMAWIVVGLWRNVKRPQAQVSNGDQSHRKGPGCGEQGTATALARKACNEKTKPSAGKKASAGPERSSASFPGTRQAAGLKPSGSPQHNMGPGGGFLSPTCCREQSCEAGGLPEEAKPSRTLVRHPSSRLLHCASCTVISREGDGRPRLPWGQTASNSASSANTTC, encoded by the coding sequence ATggaaattttttcttccttgagaGAGACCACAATGAAGCTCAGCCTGCTTCTGTCCCTCACCGTTGCTGTCTACATGGTGCCTCTGTTCCCCACTGGCCTTGGCCTTTGCATCTACCCTGACCGTGTCATAGCCAATGGAGGAGATCTTCCTGAAGAGCGGAAGCCCGTTGGCGCTGAGAGCATGGCCGCCGAATGGAGCAGCACCATCAGCCTTCACAACCCTCAGAGCTGGCTGAGGGTCAGGATGGCCGTCGTTCCCGAGGGCCGGAAGCAACGGTCCGTTGTTACCGAGAGGATGGCCGCCAAATGGAGCAGCACCATCAGCCTTCACaacccccagagctgggtgaGGGTCAGGATGGCCGTCGTTCCCGAGGGCCGGAAGCAATGGTCCGTTGTTACCGAGAGGATGGCCGCCAAATGGAGCAGCACCATTGGCCTTCACaacccccagagctgggtgaGGGTCAGGATGGCTGTCGTTCCTGAGGGCCGGAAGCAACAGCCCATTGGCACAGAGAGCATGGCCTCTGACCTGCCCTACCCTCTGGGCCAGCTTTGGGACAAACTTGCCCAGGAGGACATGGCCTGGCTGCTTTGCAGGGCCTGTCAGACCGTGTGGCTGCTCTGCATGGCTTGGATTGTGGTTGGCCTCTGGAGAAATGTGAAGAGACCCCAAGCACAGGTGAGCAATGGAGATCAGTCACACAGGAAGGGTCCGGGttgtggggagcaggggacCGCAACAGCCTTGGCCAGGAAGGCTTGCAAtgagaaaaccaaacccagtgCGGGCAAGAAAGCCTCAGCAGGCCCCGAGAGATCCTCTGCCTCTTTCCCTGGGACACGCCAAGCCGCAGGGCTCAAGCCCTCCGGGAGCCCCCAGCACAACATGGGCCCAGGCGGAGGTTTCCTCAGCCCAACGTGCTGCCGCGAGCAGTCCTGCGAGGCTGGAGGTCTTCCAGAGGAAGCCAAGCCCAGCAGGACACTTGTCCGCCACCCAAGCTCCCGCCTGCTTCACTGTGCCTCCTGCACTGTCATTTCCAGGGAAGGGGACGGACGGCCTCGTCTACCATGGGGACAGACTGCCAGCAACAGTGCATCTTCTGCAAATACGACATGCTGA